The Rhinatrema bivittatum chromosome 10, aRhiBiv1.1, whole genome shotgun sequence DNA segment aaaaaaaaaatttttgtaagtGTTTAAGGATTGTCTCTTGTATAACAGACTGGCAGCTATGAGATATAATATGAACATGGTTCTTCTGCCCCAATATCTGACTAAGGGTAAAATTAGCTAAGCagttttttttccatagagacaagaggaaaaaaaatctttcagccCCTCAATCAGATAGGAATTCATCCCATGGAaatcattgtctttttttttatcatcagttGTTTTCCTGGTCAGGGGTTGCGAACGCAGGCCAGACAAGAAGTTACTATGTGGACTGGCGGATGCTGCGTGATGTCAAGAGAAGGAAGATGGCCTTCGAATTTGCAGATGAGCGACTGAGGCTCAATGCCTTACGGAAGAACACAATTCTCCCGAAAGAGCTGCAGGTAAAAGGCCTGGCATTAGGGTCAGCCTGTTCCAACTAAAGCTATGGTGCTGAGAAATGGCCAGAAGCAAAGGGAAGAAAGGCCTGCCCTGTTACATTTAACGTAGACTCATTTGAGAACTGCAAAGTGGTTTACAGCAAAAAAGAGTCAGTTGAACCTATTTTTAGAAGACTATACAATTTAGAATGAACCCAATAACAATTACAAATAATCTAGCTACAAATGTTGAGATGCCAACTAACCACAATCAAAAAATCTAGAAACAGTATTCCAGTGTACACTGAACAGAAatttaagcaatttcactttttcctcatTTTCTAAATTATTTGCAAGAATGTCAAAATTAGTCACACACAAAACTCAAAACCCCTTCAACTCTCTGCTGTGATAAACTGATAGTTACATCATTGTGCTTTTGGTGGCTTACTTTTCAGAGAACCTTTCTATGACTGCAAGGAGCCACTACTTACTCTGGTTAGGAGCAAATTCACAGGTGTGACAGGCtattaaaatgaattttttttttaataaatgggtTTATAAGGAATTATAAGGGTATATTGTAGCCAGAGGGGTACTGCCCACTCCCTCCCTTTatctatctctctccctctccgagAGAAGTGATAATGTTACTGAAGATTACCACTTATTTACCTTTATATATGATCCGAGAAACCCAGGAATGGACAACATTTTATCTCAAAATCAGACTCTTTATTCTCAGACATTTCAGATTTACTACTTAGAATGATACAAATGACTTGTGTCACTTAGGTAAGAAACTTATAATACAAATACAGCATATACTTATAATGCTTAACCTTAGCATATTGTAGGTGAACTCTGTGCAAAACCCATCAGGTTAGCCTGGACTTGCCTAGAATATGAAATTTACTAAATACCCATAATACTTAGATTACCCTTAGTCACACTACTAAAGCTTGTCTTGGTCTCTGAGCTGAGAGAAGCTGGAGTTCTCGGAGGTTGTCTCTGCTAATAGAAGCACATGTTAGTATCTCTAGTCACCTACTGAGCTAAGAGGATTTCTCTGATCCCGGGAGAGGAAAAAGATAAGTTCTTCTGTAGCTGTGAAGGGGCAGGCAGAAGAATTCTCCTATATGCAGTGCCCTCCAACATACTGAAGCTCATTGGCTTGGTTGAAGGGAGAAGCAGACAGTAATAGCTCAGGTGACGTCTTCTGATAGTGTTACTGGATTTTCTTCACTGCTGCCCTCCTGAGCCCTACTCCTATGCTGTTTTAGTAAAACAAGATCATGAAATGatgccccctcctcccttttcttgGAGGGGTCATCTGGCTAGCACCTGACACAGCTGCTCAATAAacctaaaataaaactaaataaataaataaataaaataaataaaccgcACGACAGAGTTCACCAATGAGCTGACCTGTCTGATAAGACCGTCTTTTGGGattgaaggatccttcttccaggcAGAACTGGGCTTTGCTGCAGGTCTTAGATCTGTTCTCATACCCACACAAACCTCACCTGAATTGTCTTAGGTCAGTTCTGTTTGCTGAGAGAAGACTATTCCTTCAGAGGGGCCTAGTTAAGTAACATGTGCTGGCAGATCAGATAATTCAGTGATGTACTGGTATTCTGGCCAAAGTTTATCATCTCTGTATATTTCTCAGCTGAAATTACAGGTTGTGTCCATTTTGTGAAATCAGAATCCATAGTTTGCTATACCATAGGGAAACTTCAGGTATCTCCCTACAGGTTCTGTTCTCATTTCAGTTGTAATCCCTTTTGCAACAGGACCAAAACACACAGACTCCAGGAAATTTTAGTTCAGGTTGCAAAGAGGTTGTTCAGTATCTGTCACTTCAATCTAATGCCCCCACTTGTCTTTAGCCAGTATGAATAACATCCATTTCCAAagtagcagattttttttttttattgcactggGATTGTATTCCCTGATGAAAATCTGTTTTAAAGGAAGAAATAGCAAGATTTTGAATACTAAGTTTCAGCATTCTGCACAGTGCATCAGGGATTGAAAGCTAAAGTTTGAGTAAATAAAGCTAACTCTTGGAACACGTTTGCTCTTGTCACAGGAAGTGGCTGATAAAGAGATTGCTGCCTTGCCAAGAGACAGTTGCCCTGTGAGGATCCGAAATCGGTGTGTCCTCACATCCCGTCCAAGAGGTGTGAAACGGCGCTGGAGACTTAGCCGCATTGTTTTCCGTCACCTTACAGACCATAACCAGATGTCTGGGATACAGAGAGCAATGTGGTAGCACATATCATAAAGTATTTGCCAAACACTGGGCTTATATGCGCCTTTATCCATGCTGCAGCCCTGTCCCATTTGTTCTGTGTTCACTGTAGTCTCTCAGCACAGTGAGAAAATAAGCCCCAGAGAAATTTAGCTTTCACTTTTGCCATCTGACTTTTAGTGATCTAATGGAAAAGATATTAGAAAATAAACAACACATTCAGACTAAAGTGTTTTCTTAACCTCAGAAGTGCATATGTGTAACATATTCCAGAAGCCTgtgtttttaataaaataaagccTAGACCTGTACCTAAATTTCCTCTTTATTTTGTCTTATTAAAAGATCAATACAATCAATTCTGCTGGTTTTTCATAATTTCTCGGTTAGTGTTTTCATAAGTTAAATTTTACTAAAAGGTTCTTTTAAAGGCTTGAGAAATGAATAGCAGATAATAAAAAAAGGGCTAAAATCATCTAAATGATTTCTGTTATAAAGGAGAATTTGACCAATAAACAACCACATACAGTGagttgcaaaagtattcaactcCATAAAAAgattggtgtggattacaaatgccACACAAATTGTTCCAGGCACTTTGtgctaaaatacatttttaaagacaattcattatttctttgcattttttgtaaaataaaattaaaaactgaaaaatggttGGTAGGTCTATGAGCAAAACTGTAGTTTATGATAGACCTTTTTGCATTGCTGTTCAGTGTGCCATATAACTTAAAGTTGCTTTGTAGAGTTGTTGTTGTGATCATTCATCGGTGTGTAGCTGACGGCTGTGTTTGCCAGGTTAGTGTTTTGCCTGGAACATAGACTGCCAAGATATGCATTCTCTTTTTCCCACTGCTAATGTCCAACTCTTCATTGCTTCTATGCAGAGACAAGAACCACTGCCTCATTACTTGTGCATACAGAACATAGCCACTTGCTTATCTGTTCTTATTTGTACAATTTTGTTCCAAAGGCAGTAGTGGAATACTTGCAGGCTATTGTAGATCCTTCTCAACTCTAGGATATTGCTGTGTAGAGCTGCATCTTGTTTGTCCAAATGCCTTGAATGCAGCATTGTTGACATGTACTCCCCATCCTGGATTTGATGCATGTTAATATCTTTTGAATATGTAATGGGAATATGCCCAATTTCAGGTTCCTTGTTTTTGCTCAccaatgggccgatacagtaaagcgcagccacggttaccctgtttctaacccactttctacccacaatttggccacgtCAGTCTAACCTgtgattcactatccgtttttaccaatctttaccgcttctttaaatcgacgcgtatccctttccgcccgtgaCATGTAtaatgatatgtaaacgatcggattagctattccctcccatacagtaacgtgcggcccgattatcgcctttttccctgtacgtacccggatcagtccagattgtgggttgagcctcctttccagcaggtggagacagactaaaactgaaaggatatcctatatgaggacagagcctatcctgtaacccttcagtatttgctccagcaggtgcagcacgtctcccttcggtctcctgatctaggctagtcagccttctttctcttccttccttctgggatcaagcaagtacttattccttagggattttgTAGTTGTTTTCTTCCTGTTAAAAAGTTTAGTcaggaagttgtggatt contains these protein-coding regions:
- the MRPS14 gene encoding 28S ribosomal protein S14, mitochondrial, which gives rise to MAASTLSCMLRGARQLFSWSGVANAGQTRSYYVDWRMLRDVKRRKMAFEFADERLRLNALRKNTILPKELQEVADKEIAALPRDSCPVRIRNRCVLTSRPRGVKRRWRLSRIVFRHLTDHNQMSGIQRAMW